The region acttaagcaaagaaatatatagatacaaaagaCGTCTTGAAAGAGCATACAGACCAATTGATACTACTTATGAGGCAAAACCGAGGCGCCCAGTTTACGATAGTTATTCAACACTAAGATGCCCTGAAATATATTATCATGCACCTTCTTACGGTTTTTACGATGGAGACTGGGAAGTAAGTTAattttaaataagttattttttcatcACTTTATTCATCACAAATTGGTTTTAATGTCGTTTAATTTTTGCAAAAAAAGATACCTAAATGTTCCATCTTCTGTTGAAATTTGCCCTTTTATATGGTACTACTATTCATTTACCGTTGAAAGTACTCTGTATCGGAACATGATTTTTGCATTTTCTTATAATACACCTCGATACATCACGTCAATGCAGACTTTCACTATTATAATCGCATTTTAGTAATTAtagtaattattcttttaataaGTAATTGATTATCTGCGAAGCGTCCAGAGTTATATCCAAACGGTGTTAGGATGATGAAACAATATAACTGTaactattaacaataatattttgaaagatagtCCAGTTCTGTATGGTATTTCGAAGCTCAGTCATGAATTTCTAATGTTAGATCGGGCACTGCTACTGACACATAGTATTGGTAATTCCATTTACGAAACGTCCAAGAACTTGCTAAAGTTCTTCTCTTCCATTCCTTTAGTTTTCTTTAATGCAACAATACATGTGGCTTCTTAAACATGTTTGTAGCAATTACATGGAGGACATTTGCCGAGTATATCTGACAATTATAGTCTATAATATACATGGAGTGCATTTTGTTCTTGTTCgaaaatacgcgcgcgcgcgcgaacgttAAGCTGgattgaatgaatgagagaagagCACTCAATATGTTGTATAGAATATAAGGTTTTACTGAACTGAATGTTATCTCGCGATTTGAGTTTCAAATCACTGCGATCTTCAGGTAAGAACTGTTACAAATAGGTTTGATAGTATATTCGTATTCGTTGGTATCCCTGTGatcacatcttgtatttcttcatGGGTTTGCGTAAggatttgcttttatttttctgccTTATCagagagtaatttttttttttttctgatggatTGATTGTTTGTTGCTGATAAAGGGTCTGCTTTTCATTTGTTATCTGTATATTCTGCTATTTTAGTTAAAGCTGTATTTTGAACTATCAAGTTACTTAAATGTCTAGATGTCCACTTCGTGGAATATTTCAAAGAGATGAACCTTTGATTTGTCACACTGAGCTATTAATTGTACTCTAGCGAAATGAATGTATTATATCATCAAATCGAATTTATCAAACACATGAGCGCTGTCCTCGGTATCCAAGGACGAGATAAGCTTTTAATGCAGAAATTCTTCACTTAACAAAAATTCGTTGAGTGGAAACCCTTCTTAATCTGCGTTTTATGGTGAATTAAATACAAATACTGGTGGTAGTAATCATTACAGACAACGTTTAAATAACTGTATCAAACGCCTTAAAAACATAAAGCTATCAATTCTGATACTGGGATAGAAATTTGACTGACTGTTTGGATAGAATAGCTTCCTCTAAGCTTACGTTCATTCTCTGGCACTTGAAGCTAGAGGAATTAGTTTACAATAAAGAGTTGTGttaaaatacaaacattcatgataatgaatttatatatgtatatatgtatgtacgcatgtatatatgcatacatatatgcatacatacatacatacatacatacatacatacatacatgcatacatgtgtgagtgtttgcctatgcaaacatatgtatgatTAAATATGTATTAAAGTTTTTCATGAATGGGAATCTATTTACTTTGAATCTCACttttttgtgtattatataaatgatttCAAAGAAATCGCATTTACTCTCTATTTTTCCATAGATAAAAAGAGCTCCAGCCCCTGCAGACCCTATTGTCCAGAAGTCGTACCGAACTAAAGACGGAGTTTTACACCATATTTATACAGTAAAATCTGCACTTAAGTATTAAAATACTTAAAGAATATAAACTATTCTGTCCAGAACTTACATTAGTAAACACTTTGAAAATATGAAGTAACTTATAACAGTGATTATTtcagttgaattttttttcatttgcctgTCGACATTAACAACTAATATTGCTATTTATTTGGTTCAATTTCATATTTAACATATTAAAATGCTGGAGAATATCTTCGGCGAGAAGAAGCAATATTTTAAATCCAGTATTGAAAGACAATAACAACCGGAGAAAAGAAATGGATTTGAAAGTTGGCTTTCACCCTGTTTAACGACCACGCTTACTTTCTGCTTATTTTCTGACAGAATGTTCCGACTTGTATAAAAGCAGTTTCTAACATACAATATTGTTATAATGCATTCCTtgcaagaaaataagaaatatatttaaaaaatgtaaatgcgTCAAAAATATTGTTTGGTAATTATAATGCATTCGTAACTTTATGTAATAACATAAATTTccataaaataaattgatataccATCTTACAAGCATTCTGTTTAAACATCATTAACGAATGTTGAAAAATAATGTATTCCTGATATAAAGCTTAAGAGAATAAAACATCATTTATGTATGGAATGAATAatcttattgattatttttagcGATATAAAGTGGAAGTAGTTAAACTTAAAACAGatgatattttcaagaaattcagGACATTGAAAACATTGATCATAAAACAACGTAAAAGATTTAGTTctaattgaaaattttaatttaatgaattaatgCATGTGGTAAATACATATGAAAGTGAAATTCTAAACGAAGCCAGAGACATAATGGAGAAATTTTCGTTTCAATCCAAATAACGAATTAAATGGCAATTTTAAAAGAAGGAACAtggttgtttatttattgattttaatgagAGACAATCCCCAGAGTTGGACAGCTTTTCAGCTGAGACAAAAATTGCGATAACTTTCGGTTTTGCATTTACTTTGAATTAAATCTGAAAGAAATGTTTTTGCTATAGCTCTAATTATAGTTTATAATTTTCAGTGGAGGCTCTGTATTTaggtattttatttcacttttcaatgTTTCGTGTTTCAACTTCTACTGAAATTACTCAAAAGCCAGTATACACGGAATGAATCATGCAAACCCCAACAGATAGGTTGTAATGATAAATGGAGATATCGTACTTTCTTTATACagcattacataaaaaaatactcaaGTCAAGTATTCATTGTCGATATTATTCCAACTATTCCCAAGGATTCAAACTTATCAAAAGGCGATTTCTTCgatattattttctgaaatagttcAAGTTTATAAAGATCCTGCTCTCTCTTCAAGAAATCGCCTGTCTCTTAATCCTTAcctcacgcacatacacgcctaaaagtttacatatgtgtacacacacacacacacacacacacagtgtcgaCGCGTAGTCTAGTAATCACGAGCATAATACCGGGCTTCAATTCCTTCCTGGACCGAGCCGCGCCTTATGTCCTTGAGTAAAGTACTTCATTTCCCGTTGGTCTAGTATACTCAATTTAAATTAATACCAACTGgtgcagttctctctctctctctctctctctctctctctctctctctctctctctctctctctctctctctctctctggcatgCGCTCCTGCTCTCCAGAAGGTGTCTCTGCCTGCTCGCATGGCACCTAAACCAAAGaggaaaatgaaacaattagCATGACGCATATTTCTCAAAAGAGACACCAACTTAACAATGTAAAGAAATTCACATAGATAAACAATATTTTCTCTCGTGATTGTAAGATAGATAACGAGCTGTTGCCATCCGTTCATCCATCTTCTTCGCCCAGTGTTCCTGAAAGtgtctcccttctctttctccttctctctctctcatccttcgtATATTTGTTTCTTCCACTTGTTTTTGTCGGCAACCTGTAGTTCCCAGTTGTGAAGGTCGAAATCGAATTGCAACAGCGAGTCTTTGACGCAGTCCTTGAAACGCTTTTTAGGTTTTTGCTAAGGCTTCTTTCCTTCAGTCAGCTCTTTGTAAAAGCATCTGCTTGGAGATACGACTATCGTCCAACCGTATCAGATGTCCTGCCCAGCGAAGGCGGTGCTTATGTGTATGAGTTTCTATGCTGAGTGTATCAACTTCTTCCAGTACCTCTGTGTCTGGAACATGTAAGGTCCAGTGAATGCTCAAGATCGATCTCAGGAAGCACAGGTGGAAGCGCTCCAGTAGATCTAAATGTTTCCTGTAAACCACTCGAGTTTTGCAAGAGTAAAGAAGGCTTGCGAGAACAAAGGCATTTCAGACATCtatcttcgttttcttttccagGCTTTTCTGATACGTGGTCTTGAAGAACAGAAAAGGCGCCAGTGGCTTCCTTAAGTCGGGGAGTTATTTCATCGTCGAGGGAACATTGATGGTTTATCGTGCTACCGAGATAGATGAAGTTGTCAACAACCTTCAGCTTCGCATAGGCTGTACCAAGTGCTGGTTGAAACATGACAATTATTTTATCCAAACTGATAGTCAGACCAAAGGTTGTGCATGACGGGGACAACTTGTCCATGAATCACTGTATAACTGTGGTAGTGTACGAGACCAGGTCGTAGTTATCGGCGTAGAAGAGATTGCAAGCAATAGTTAGGACATTCGATTTAGTAGCAAAGAAGCGTATGTTGAAAAGCTTGCCTGTGCTGCGATAGCGTACATACAGACCTCGGTTACAGCTTTTGAAGGCGTCAATAAGAACaatagaaatggaaaacaaagttggtGCAACCGTGTCTCCCTGTTTAACACAATTCTCTACTTTTATTGGTTTGGATATAATGCCTCCAACATACACAGATGCCTCCATGTCATCTATATGATGACATGACGGacaaattgagagagaaaaagagaagggagGATTGGGCACCAGCCCTGAAGTTATGTTATGGATAGACAGGCAGATTTTACGAGAATTATAATGATGTTTATAAAAGAGCCACAGATAACTGATTGTAAAATAAAAGTGTAATTTAAGAAAACTCATTGggtaaaagaatagaaatgaattATTTGAATAGAAATATCGAATAGAAAGTAGACAAAAGAATCATGGGGGtggaaaaggaaaacgaaaagtAATCTCTTGGAACAATTTGTTCAATGTTTAACATACCAAATCAGAAAGAGGCCTCAAAATCCTGAAACTCCACCAGCTCTTAGAAAATATTCTCAACAGCATGATAGAATGTCAGAAAATATCaaagttcttgtttttgtttagccccaggtcaaccctgattgagcagatccatgatcaaaagcattccacacATGATTATCTCGTTTCTAATTtttcaggactacattatcaattCTGTCGTCTTTGTTTTAAAGATAGTAGTGTGATCTAAGTTAGGTATagttgctatttatagcaggttgGGTGACTACGTTGAGGTTCTCACGTTGATTTGATTAGAAACACCGCCACGAAAATGTTGTCCCGGTTGTACTCGGAATGCTAACAAAAGATCCAGATATAACcgtaaaattgaaaaataagtacGTAAAAATCTTGTGGAAGTGATTTTAAAGTAATTTCGATTATCAGAATTCTGATATTCAGTCAAGTGAACTACATGTTTATCAAATTAACGTGTATCAGGTACAACCAACGCAACACATTGGGACAAGTTTGAACCTTTAAATCACAGGTGTGGTTTATCCGACGGACTTCTATGACGCTTACATCAAtataaattccctcacaaggtttGAGTCAACTGTAGGCTATGGCAAAAGACGCTCGTCCAGATTTTCTCGAAGTAGGATCGAAGCTGGGACTTTATGAATTATGAAGCAGGCATTTTAGTTACAGTTAAGGAACTATGATTATAGATATAATTGTCTtagatatacagggtgttcgAGCGAaggttgtagttgagaaaaacttAGCTGATATGGAGGACTGGAAGTCTTCTGAgaattggaaaagagttacctgtatcacgATGATACGTACTGAGTATCAAAATACTAATATCAATGCTCTGAGAACACTTCGCtataaaggctgtaagacgtgacatggataGTTGCAACGGAGACCACGAAGCCGTGGCCAGCATGAAGGGACACAGTAGGCATTCTGACTGCATCCATACGTCAAAATTCACCCTCCATATCTTTGAAAAGGaacctatgtatgcatatcattattattaataatattatatcatattaaatgCATGGTTTTGTCTTTTCCAAACTGAAAACATAAACGTTTCatgacaaaataatatttctaaaagaacACTCCAACTGTTCAATAACTGATTGGGGAAACCGTACAGAGCAAACTCAAACATAACAAAATCGTGTTTAAATTAATTCATTACCGCTACTACTATTACTCCAATTAGTGAAGAACCGTTCCTTTCCCACTATCCACCTCAATCTGAATGTATACCTCGCAGCTCCATGATAAATCTGCCAATCGTAAATAAAGTAAACGCAACCTAAAAGTACACCGCTATTCTCAACGCGAGACATTATGCATATACAGTGACTACAACTTCACCTATTTACCAGTAACAAGACGAATAGTTCATACAAGCAACCCCAGCCAACGCCAAATCACACATCtcacaatatcaccaccaccaccaccaaatactAAATCAAACTTAATAGCTTCTACAAGTGTAATCCGGAACCCTAAAATGTTCCGCAAGAGATTATGTCTGAAGCGTGATTGTCCCTTCCAGTGACTCGACCATTAAAAGCCAGCACTAAATTCACAGTGCTGGTCCAGACTTTCCCAGAAACTCAGGGCCGCTATCTGACAGATTTTTTGCCGTGCTTCTGGCAGTGGAGACCTCCAGCTTCTTTGATGTATCCTACGAGCCTTCGTGACAAGAGAACTGATAGttatgttgactctatggaaaaCCTTTGTTCTGAGAAGATTAAATTACTGCTCACAGTTCTGGTCTCCAACTCATCTGGTTTCATACAAGAAATTGAAGGGTTACAAAGTACATTTGCCAGTAAAATAACTTCGGTTAAAGGCCTTAATAATGACCGGGAACGTCAGAGTGCTCTGCGTCTCTACCCTTTTAAAagctggaaaaagagagagagagagagagagagagagagagagagagagagagagagagagagagagagagagagagagaaagagaaacggacagacagacagagatagacagacaaacagacagattgagACAGAGacactatcatatatgtatggaaaatCCTGGACGGGCTTGTTCCAAAGTGCGGCATTAGATAGGGTTTCAAAACACGAGCTGATAGATAGTCAGCTTGCAAATATACCACCTTCGaaatcacaaacaaaaacactctATTTTTACTAATCTGTTATTAAGGGTCCTGAATTGTTCGACTGCCTActtaaagaaatcagaaatataaaagggacGTCTACTGAAAGATGAGAAAAACATTGGATAAACTCCTAACAACGATACCAGACCACCCAACCGTTCAAGGATACACTCAGGGAAGATCAACGGCTACAAAATCAATCGTAGACCAACTTCGCGCCATAAAGTGACAAACCTGGCAGTAGTTTActttgcttgcaatatataggAAACACGGTGTGGTACAATCATAGATTTTGTAACTAGAAGACTAGTTAGAAAATCTATTCGAGATAGAAGCAGTATACGAACAAAAAAGTGTTGCTTATGGCCACTTTAATGTGGCTGTCTTCTAAGAGACGATGATACTGCCATTTAactccaggaagacatctcctccagctggttttcCATGCCAGGTAACGAATACCCATCACCGAGGAGATGCAGTACATATCGAAACCACGTAGCCTGGTGGTTTTGAAGCTAGGGTGACATGAGTTATCTCCCGCTtgcaataaatattgaatatatatattgaattatagaaGTTTTCTTTAGGAAACTTAACTAGTAACTGTTGGTGCTGCCACCTACAGTTGCTTTCGGAAAAAGAGAGGGGGTGAAGAAGAGTTtactaagaaataaaagataggatGAAGTTTCCCTTTAAGAGGAGAGAACTGCtcaggttttatatatatgtatatttattattatgagaGGTCTTTttcttaagagagagagaaaaagagagcgtatgaaatgatatttccatataatccatttttgtttccattttaagtgaaattttgtttgtttcgtGAGCAAGATATACACAAGCCTTGTGATAACTACAACCGACCTAGAATGAAATAAGAGATGATCTATTGTCCAAAATTGACATGTTATTAAAGAAGAGTTAGTGTTTTGTCTAGAGACAAGAGGACATCTGTGACACATGTTTCTGCCTTTATAGAAGTTATCTCCACAGCAGTAACTAGATGCATATacttagatgcatacacatagacttatgcatatacataaacttatgtGTAACTAGGTGCATACACATAGACTTAGGTGCATATACAAAAAGAGTAGAGGATATTTATGGCTTTGTGTAATTCAGCGAGGcacaaatcaaaatatatcaatgtaGATAACATcatttataaaggaaaagaaggtGGAAGAGCAAAAAACATGGTGGTGCGATATATAATATTCATCCAGCGAACATGTTTCGCATGATAATCATAAGTGCCACTGAAAGTTTTACAAGGACAAAAAGATAAATGTGAAGGAGAAACATTAGCTGAAGCAGTAACATCAACACctaataaaattttgtaaatatttgtaatattaatcATCGTTAATTATAGTGTACCCATCCTGTTTGTGCTTTCTAAATCAGCGTCCTCTTCAATGGCGTCACGATCCTTTCGATTCACTAGCTGATTGAAATAAATCTCTAGTAGAAACAAGAGGAACATCTTGAACTGAAGTACTTCCTCGTGATTTTTCTAAAAACACATCCTCTACTTGCATGCGATGTGAAATCTAGTAAATGAAAATAGGTCCGGGAGTAAAAATGAAACCTCTGTAACCAGTAGAATCCAATCCATTCTTGGACTGGACATGGCAAAAACTCATCTTGACCTTCCACGGCTAACCAGCAAGGTATAATCAATAGTGCTTAGTCTAGAACACTTTTTCAgatatcatttaaaatttaaaagattttggcGGCTAACTTGTCTATAGAATCTGAACAACCTTGAATGGTCATGAAAAAATCCTTCAAGGAAATCTTCAGTTTTTGCAACTTCATCGGAAAATTTAGAATTTGGTCTGTAAAATCAAACTAGCAGGCACAATAAGTAActagttaaaaaaaatacattaattcaTAGTTAGTGCAGGCATTTTTATGCACATCATACAGTTTCTTTATTAACTCGTTTCGTTTAACTCTATAAACATAATCAGGTTCTTCTGGGAACGTTAACGCCAATAGTCTAGTTTCTTATTTAATACTGTCGacataaaaatattagaaagGGTGAGGACCCCCAGCTCACATGAACGCATTATAGTTGGT is a window of Octopus bimaculoides isolate UCB-OBI-ISO-001 chromosome 10, ASM119413v2, whole genome shotgun sequence DNA encoding:
- the LOC106881054 gene encoding uncharacterized protein LOC106881054 translates to MSWHHLKSLNEDKEMMQSSLNKSRMKNAKLFDEISDLSKEIYRYKRRLERAYRPIDTTYEAKPRRPVYDSYSTLRCPEIYYHAPSYGFYDGDWEIKRAPAPADPIVQKSYRTKDGVLHHIYTVKSALKY